From Posidoniimonas polymericola, the proteins below share one genomic window:
- a CDS encoding Gfo/Idh/MocA family protein, with protein sequence MHLTDEERKIGKDNYDRVVGTTRRDFFKNVVGAGAVSAGAAGAYYFNYGDTIGGDRVRIGVIGTGDEGNVLIGALNPEYVEVKAIADPRPYSQHRAFHGDQYSPSAAAARKGLMAVYGWKSEDEARKNVDVYSDYKELLERDDIEAVIIATPLFLHDVVAIDAMRAGKHVLTEKLMAHSVRQCKEMARVAEKENKLLATGHQRHYSILYANAVDTIRKGVIGDIHHIRAQWHRGNLPGNDSWRPDLPTEMMSPQQISEAERAAKAAGGAAGLAAWRDEHHMLRELAAWQKKLSELKDNPKSKESDILAWEKKVAQKEAQMDDYGLEATNYGYRKYQVPEGGYVCSPIEEMIRWRLWNRTGGGLMAELGSHQLDASGIFISSQFDGHTKVRPLSVTAVGGRHIFPPNRDVDDHVYCSYEYPGRGYFEGDDPASESIADENKKVVVTYSSINGNGYGGYGEVVLGTEGTLILEREQETLLFGTRGASTKVSVDKDNALTASYETGGAAVAQATGALASADVSRGYTEEIEHWAYCIRNGLPPETLHCHPKVALADAVIALVSNQAIRDKTRIEFDPEWFDPMSDAVPEGPAPKKADDVKVSVT encoded by the coding sequence ATGCATCTGACCGACGAAGAACGGAAGATCGGCAAGGACAACTACGACCGTGTCGTGGGCACGACGCGTCGCGACTTCTTCAAGAACGTCGTCGGCGCCGGCGCCGTGTCGGCCGGCGCCGCGGGTGCGTACTACTTCAACTACGGCGACACCATCGGCGGCGACCGGGTGCGGATCGGCGTGATCGGCACCGGCGACGAGGGCAACGTGCTGATTGGCGCCCTCAACCCCGAATACGTCGAGGTCAAGGCGATCGCCGACCCGCGTCCCTACAGCCAGCACCGCGCTTTCCACGGCGACCAGTACAGCCCCTCGGCCGCCGCGGCCCGCAAAGGTCTGATGGCGGTCTATGGCTGGAAGTCCGAGGACGAGGCCCGCAAGAACGTCGACGTCTACTCCGACTACAAAGAGCTGCTCGAGCGCGATGACATCGAGGCGGTGATTATCGCCACGCCGCTCTTCCTGCACGACGTCGTGGCGATCGACGCGATGCGGGCCGGCAAGCACGTGCTGACCGAGAAGCTGATGGCGCACAGCGTCCGTCAGTGCAAGGAGATGGCCCGCGTCGCGGAGAAGGAGAACAAGCTGCTGGCGACCGGCCACCAACGCCACTACAGCATCCTCTACGCCAACGCGGTCGACACCATCCGCAAGGGCGTGATCGGCGACATCCACCACATCCGCGCCCAGTGGCACCGCGGCAACCTGCCGGGCAACGACAGCTGGCGGCCCGACCTGCCGACCGAGATGATGTCTCCCCAGCAGATTTCCGAAGCCGAACGCGCCGCCAAGGCGGCCGGCGGCGCCGCCGGTCTGGCGGCTTGGCGGGACGAGCACCACATGCTGCGGGAGCTCGCCGCCTGGCAGAAGAAGCTGAGCGAGCTGAAGGACAACCCGAAGTCCAAGGAGTCCGACATCCTGGCCTGGGAGAAGAAGGTCGCCCAGAAGGAGGCCCAGATGGACGACTACGGCCTCGAAGCCACAAACTACGGCTACCGCAAGTACCAGGTGCCCGAAGGGGGCTACGTCTGCTCGCCGATCGAGGAGATGATCCGCTGGCGGCTCTGGAACCGCACCGGCGGCGGCCTGATGGCCGAACTCGGCAGCCACCAGCTCGACGCGTCGGGCATCTTCATCAGCTCGCAGTTCGACGGGCACACCAAGGTCCGCCCGCTGAGCGTCACCGCGGTCGGCGGCCGGCACATCTTCCCCCCCAACCGCGACGTCGACGACCACGTCTACTGCTCGTACGAGTACCCGGGCCGCGGCTACTTCGAGGGCGACGACCCGGCCTCCGAGTCGATCGCCGATGAGAACAAGAAGGTGGTGGTGACCTACTCCTCCATCAACGGCAACGGCTACGGCGGCTACGGCGAGGTCGTGCTCGGCACCGAGGGCACCCTGATCCTCGAGCGTGAGCAGGAGACCCTGCTGTTCGGCACCCGCGGCGCGTCGACCAAGGTGAGCGTCGACAAGGACAACGCCCTGACCGCCAGCTACGAGACCGGCGGCGCCGCGGTCGCCCAGGCGACCGGGGCCCTCGCCTCGGCCGACGTCAGCCGCGGCTACACCGAGGAAATCGAGCACTGGGCCTACTGCATCCGCAACGGCCTGCCGCCCGAGACCCTGCACTGCCACCCGAAGGTCGCCCTGGCCGACGCGGTGATCGCTCTGGTGAGCAACCAGGCCATCCGCGACAAGACCCGCATCGAGTTCGACCCCGAGTGGTTCGACCCCATGAGCGACGCCGTCCCCGAGGGGCCGGCGCCCAAGAAGGCCGACGACGTGAAGGTGTCCGTGACCTGA
- a CDS encoding DoxX family protein produces MTKAQLGGATVLCIVLMRLAAGYHFFSEGMKKFDPNYVKVTEGFLRGATGPLADQFHSLAPGPHQVYELLAEPKKWDSLAEEEQAEINKWQGEYSAYLAEVRKKNAEIEKKNKAEETNNPLELVDTQFPPRGSYSKWANQIAADWQDQLDAFASEASLDDEQSERARRAYLRAKIKLGQYFEDTAEEIEEYQHELWRLEELKAEVQNEGGTLPYIDDRIAQQEAEANTAPRPWISEVAAIEDRYHGELRDLAADADPTEVNEALNPPSELSRVNAIVTWVVVGSGALLFLGLFTRVAAVVAAGFLLSVIVTQPPWVYGANTQYFFYQLFEVTGLLTLAAVGAGRWLGIDGLLGACCCSGGRSGDQNKNS; encoded by the coding sequence ATGACTAAGGCTCAATTAGGCGGCGCTACCGTCTTGTGCATCGTGCTGATGCGGCTCGCGGCTGGTTACCACTTCTTCTCCGAAGGGATGAAGAAGTTCGATCCCAACTACGTCAAGGTGACCGAGGGGTTCCTCCGCGGCGCTACCGGGCCGCTGGCAGATCAGTTCCACTCGCTCGCGCCCGGCCCGCACCAGGTCTACGAGCTGCTCGCCGAGCCTAAGAAGTGGGACAGCCTGGCCGAAGAGGAACAGGCCGAGATCAACAAATGGCAGGGCGAGTACTCGGCGTACCTGGCCGAGGTCCGCAAGAAGAACGCCGAGATTGAGAAGAAGAACAAAGCCGAAGAGACCAACAACCCGCTCGAGCTAGTCGACACGCAGTTCCCGCCGCGGGGCTCCTACTCGAAGTGGGCCAACCAGATCGCCGCCGACTGGCAGGACCAGCTCGACGCCTTCGCCAGTGAGGCCTCGCTCGACGACGAGCAGAGCGAGCGGGCCCGCCGCGCCTACCTGCGGGCGAAGATCAAGCTCGGGCAGTACTTTGAGGACACGGCCGAAGAGATCGAGGAGTACCAGCACGAGCTGTGGCGGCTCGAGGAGCTGAAGGCCGAGGTCCAGAACGAGGGTGGCACGCTCCCCTACATCGACGACCGGATCGCCCAGCAGGAGGCGGAAGCCAACACGGCGCCCCGCCCCTGGATTTCCGAAGTCGCGGCCATCGAAGACCGCTACCACGGAGAGCTGCGTGACTTGGCCGCCGACGCCGACCCCACAGAGGTCAACGAGGCCCTCAACCCGCCGAGCGAACTGAGCCGCGTGAACGCGATTGTCACCTGGGTAGTGGTCGGCTCGGGCGCCCTGCTCTTCCTGGGGCTGTTTACCCGGGTGGCGGCGGTCGTCGCGGCCGGCTTCCTGCTGTCGGTAATCGTGACCCAGCCGCCGTGGGTCTACGGCGCCAACACGCAGTACTTCTTCTACCAGCTGTTTGAGGTCACCGGCCTGCTGACGCTGGCCGCTGTTGGCGCCGGGCGGTGGCTCGGCATCGATGGCCTGCTTGGCGCGTGCTGCTGCAGCGGCGGGCGGAGCGGTGACCAAAACAAGAATTCCTAG
- a CDS encoding D-2-hydroxyacid dehydrogenase: protein MRIVLCYPVQPQHVARIQAAAADCEIVDAGQERIAELLPTADIYCGHAKVPVPWPEVVAAGRLKWIQSSAAGMDHCLTPEVIGTEIPVSSASGVLADQVADHTMALLLGLLRSIPEFVEAQKKREFIRLPTRDLCGAKVGIVGLGANGRRLTDVLAPFKTTMIATDYYPRDKPDCVAELLPHDALDQLLPACDIVILTAPLNDQTRGMIAAEQLAQMKPGAVLVNVARGPLVVESDLVDALESGHLGGAAVDVTEIEPLPQDSRLWDAPNTLITPHVGGQKASRIDDMTDLFCLNLKRYFAGERLVNLVDKRLGFPTPEDSLRTFMRNCI from the coding sequence GTGAGAATTGTCCTCTGTTACCCAGTCCAACCCCAGCACGTCGCCCGGATCCAAGCCGCCGCGGCCGACTGTGAGATCGTCGACGCCGGCCAGGAGCGGATCGCCGAGCTGCTCCCGACCGCCGACATCTACTGCGGTCACGCCAAAGTGCCGGTCCCCTGGCCCGAGGTCGTCGCGGCTGGCCGCTTGAAGTGGATCCAATCGTCCGCGGCCGGGATGGACCACTGCCTGACGCCCGAGGTCATTGGCACGGAGATCCCAGTCTCGAGCGCGTCGGGCGTGCTGGCCGACCAGGTGGCCGACCACACGATGGCCCTGCTGCTCGGGCTGCTGCGCTCGATCCCAGAATTCGTTGAGGCCCAGAAGAAGCGGGAATTCATCCGCCTGCCGACCCGCGACCTGTGCGGGGCAAAGGTCGGCATCGTCGGGCTCGGCGCCAATGGCCGCCGCCTGACCGACGTGCTCGCGCCCTTCAAGACCACGATGATTGCCACCGACTACTACCCCCGCGACAAACCGGATTGCGTGGCGGAGCTGCTGCCCCACGACGCGCTCGACCAGCTGCTGCCGGCTTGCGACATCGTCATCCTTACCGCCCCACTAAATGACCAGACCCGCGGCATGATCGCCGCTGAGCAGCTCGCCCAGATGAAACCAGGCGCGGTGCTGGTCAACGTGGCCCGCGGCCCGCTGGTGGTCGAGTCGGACCTGGTCGACGCACTCGAGTCGGGTCACCTGGGGGGCGCCGCGGTCGACGTCACCGAAATCGAGCCGCTTCCGCAGGACAGCCGCCTGTGGGACGCGCCGAACACGCTCATCACTCCCCATGTGGGTGGGCAGAAGGCGTCCCGCATCGACGACATGACCGATCTCTTCTGCCTGAACCTGAAGCGGTACTTCGCTGGGGAGCGGCTCGTCAATCTGGTCGACAAGCGGCTCGGATTCCCGACGCCAGAGGACTCTTTGCGGACATTCATGCGGAATTGCATTTAA